One window of Dermacentor andersoni chromosome 7, qqDerAnde1_hic_scaffold, whole genome shotgun sequence genomic DNA carries:
- the LOC126533710 gene encoding Kv channel-interacting protein 4-like isoform X2, protein MYQGFKQVCPTGVVHENTFKEIYAQFFPHGDVSQYAHYLFQAFDQDHNGTITFQDFVVGLSALSRGAPVDKLRWAFQLYDLNGDGIISRDEMTDIIVSIHSLVGAPHHAHPSSSTGGGASSAGAGSGGPDDDDPDSVRDHANRVFQKLDLNQDGVVTIDEFIETCLKDENVMKSLAILDTVL, encoded by the exons GTCTGTCCCACTGGCGTGGTACACGAGAACACCTTCAAGGAAATCTACGCACAGTTCTTCCCACACGGAG aTGTTAGCCAGTATGCGCATTACTTGTTCCAGGCGTTCGACCAGGACCACAACGGGACAATAACCTTCCAG GACTTCGTGGTGGGCCTGTCGGCGCTTTCGCGTGGAGCGCCCGTGGACAAGCTGCGGTGGGCGTTCCAGCTGTACGACCTGAACGGCGACGGCATCATCTCGCGCGACGAGATGACGGACATCATCGTCTCCATCCACAGCCTCGTGGGCGCCCCCCACCACGCCCACCCCTCGTCAAGCACGGGGGGCGGGGCCTCCTCTGCGGGGGCAGGAAGCGGAGGGCCAGACGATGACGATCCGGACTCCGTCAGGGACCACGCCAACAGGGTCTTCCAG AAATTGGACCTGAATCAAGACGGAGTCGTGACCATCGACGAGTTCATCGAAACTTGCTTAAAG GACGAGAACGTGATGAAGTCACTGGCCATCCTCGACACGGTGCTATGA